Genomic DNA from Theobroma cacao cultivar B97-61/B2 chromosome 3, Criollo_cocoa_genome_V2, whole genome shotgun sequence:
TCAAATCTTGCTTGGTCTTTATTGAAATCCTCAGGAAGAGTTCTCATTGTTCTCTCAAGTTGAAACCGTTGATCAACTCTTCTAAGAAAATATCCATACATTATAGAAGCAGCATAAAGCTTTCCAAGTTTGATCTTGCTAATTTCAACAATGGTACTGAGAGGACCCACCACTCGGTCTCCAAGTACAAGGGACAAGTGGCCTTGTATCATCTCAAATGCTTCAGGAGAATGAACGGATTCCAGTTTCTGTTCCTGGTTTGGCCAAAAGTCCACTCGTCCAGTAGGATCTGAAGTGGCCATTATCTTAGGAATCATTGAAATCTCATTGTCAACAAATTTCTGTACAATCAAGCAGTATATTATTTCCTCCAATGTTCTCCGTCTCTCCTTTTCTTTAACTTCAGCTATTCTCCTACAATTCAATTGTTTCAGTTATATCAGTAATTTTCTAAAAGACTAATGGCAAACAAACCATATAGTAAGCAATAATCGAGATAAGTTAATCAaacacataaaattttaagaaataacTTAGCATAAGAAAATCAATTCTCTGCTAAATGCCATTATCTTGTTAATTTACAAAACCAGAAACCTTTTACTCTAACTCGCACTTGCGCATGCACATGCAAATGTTAAATATGTGCTAGTTTTCAACCGAAACAACTGCACAAGAAAAGgaacaaacaagaaaagagaTGAAACTCACTTGTAGAGGAGATCTTGAGATGGTGTAGTTTCCTCTTTCTGGTCATCTTTATCACTCTGAAGGTTTTCCAGCTGTTGATCAATGGCTGCAGGCAGTAAATGTGGATGAGTTCTCAATATTTGTGCCAAAAGCTGGCCAACTGGAGATTCAAATTGTACAGGAGCAATTGGTGACAAGCTATCATCTGACTCTCCAGAGGCTCTCATAGTTAAGTATCTGGCTCGGTACTTATCTGGTGCCATTCCTAACTTTGGAATGCAAAATGAAGAACATctctaaaaaagaaaagattctGTGAGAACTAAGAAGACGAGGGAAAGTATCAAAGACTAAAGATCCTATATGTAGGACTACAGCTCCAAGCCTTCAGAGATGCCCACATAAACAGAGGCTTTATCTAAAACATGCATGCTGAAGGAGTAAGTATTTTAAAACATGTGATGTATGACTCTACCATGGGGTTCCACTCAAATTGAAATCTACATGAACAAGAGATGATAGTATTAATGAGATTGCTTACAAGCACTCAATATTTCCCAATCAGAATTTCACAATAAATAGAGCTTCAAaccaaaattataatattttaagataCTTTCCAAATAATGGTCAGCCATTTCAGACTGCCAGACAAAGAAACATATCTTGGTCCAAGGCATCAAGTCACTAAACAGAGCACCTCCTACAAGCATGAAGATCAAGAGGCCATCTCAACTAAAGTATTATTTGAACTACTTAATCTAGCTGTTCTTGATTAATTAACATAAGCAAACTGCTATTAAGTTTTCCATATCTGTTTCTTTAAGATTTGCAAAGTCAACATAGAGGTGAAGTGCAGACCAAAGTGATATTCTAGCATTTCACCTTCTCCTCTTTCATCATAGTGCCCCTTTTCCCATTTTTAAGTATCCAACTGGATGAAGTAATCATAGTAGCAATTAAGAACATAGAGTAAGCAGTTGCAAGTGGACTGCATCCAATGGCAAGACAAAACTCCAATAGCTTTCTAATAGCTACCAACAAGCTGGAATTTGCAACTATTAAAGTAACCTTACTattaagaaagaagaaaacaaagagaaacCATGGAAACTCATCAGCAATTTTGTGTCCGCTATCTAATCAATACCTctactttctttaaaaaatgaataaattctTTCCTCTATGCACAAAGAATAACAGTTCCAAGGGACAAACAAAACCAGCCAATTACAAGTAACCTTCCAATTGGACAACAGCCCAACAGGGAATTAAtgggtttttttattatagagagagagagagagagagagagagagagacttaTTGTGCTCCAAGGAAAGAAAACCCAGAATTCAGAATTTTGCCCTGAGTtctcaaacaaaagaaataagtaaAAAGCTATGATCTTTAATTGTTTTCTTTGGATAATTTGAAGCAAGAGCAACACACgtataaatatgaaaagaaaaagagaaaaggggCATACTTTTAGgaaaggagaagaaaggaagaagttGTTGGAATGGAAGTGTCTGAAAGTGAGGGTTCCAGCTGATGGGACTGCCACCAACACCTCACTTGTTACTCCAGCTATCTGCATTtctcacttttcttcttcttttttgttaattttcttttaacaaCCCAAAGCCACAATCCTCAAgttgaagagaaaagaagggaGGGAGAGAAGTAATTTGATAATGGTGGAATATAAGATGGAGTGGGTGGTTGTTGAAAACTAGTTGCTTTGTGGACTTCTCTTTCCATTTAGTAACTTCTGaaagaaatttataatttcaaaaaaaaaaatttcaggtCTATATATTGCAagttatacataaaaaataatccaaataattaattttaatgggCTTTGATAATAGTAAGCCCAAAATAGCCAAGTAGGCAATATTGCCTTTGTAAGACTACCTTtcagaaaaagaacaaaaacagaaacaaaGGATAAGTTTTGCCTCCGTGAAGTGTAAACCCCCGCGTCTCTCCCACTCCATCTGTCACAGTCGTAGCTCCTCCGCCGCCTCCGTTTTCGAGGTGGAGAAAGCTGGCGTAAAGTCACATCTTTTcctgtttttcaaattcaatcaattccttcctttttccctcgttattttagttaataaATGCAGTTGTCAAGCTCTCATTTTTAACTTACAAGTTTATTGCTTGTTACTCGCCAAGTTTACAtcttttcatgtttttcaaTCTGGGTTTGGCTTAGATTTTCATTTGGACGAAGGCTTTTTAACATATTACGATTTGCTTGGTTTtgtttgctttaattttttttaattgataattcATTCCTCAGGTGCTTTCTAAGGAGTTGATAGAATGGCGTTGAGGCGTCTCCTTGGCTGGTCGGATGGTGAGTTGATGAGATCAGATGCAAAGCCTTGTTCCAGATTAATGAGGCAGACGGCTGGGATTTTCACTGTTGGAGGAGCTTTGGGATTTTGGGTTCTCTGCAGATTGCAATATGGTCGCTTCTACTCTTTCTTTGTGCCTCAGCATTCagtatttttttcattttgaatccATTTATTACTCCTTTCTTGACCCTCCCACCCCCTTCGTTcccttttctcattttcttcttcccttctggTCTAACATGAGGTAAAaaactttcttattttttgggTTCAATGTTTGATGCAGGTCCAAGGATTACGGTTCCAAGAAGTCTCCGGTGGGCAGCTTGTGGAGCTGTGTCTGTGAGCTCAACATCTGCCTTATTGGTCCGCCTATTCAGTCCTGAATGTGAACCCCAAAACGTAGCTGCTTATGACATGGGAAAGTAGCACTGGGTTCCTTGTGCTTGTCAAAATTCATTGCTGGTTTTCTATTGATTGACCAGTTTGGTGACAGTGTCTTTTGTTTAGTATGGCCCTGGGATCTTCGGCAATGCCTATTGTTTTATCAATTTTCCAGTATGGCATGGAGCAACTGTTGCTGTAGGATATAGACATGTGTGAACTTATTTGGTTGCAACCactcgtttttttttttcttttttttgttggtgGAATTTAGCTAGTTTGTGGTTGTAAATACTGTCATGAAAACAATCGCTCGCGTTAGATAACcctaataataaaaattccCAATATAGTCCTAAAGGAAGCTGATGTTTATCCTAACATTTCTGTGATAAAGTCAAAAGCTGATGTTGAATCCAAAGCCAAAACAGCATTGCTCATTAGTAGCAAACATCGACAGTAAAAGAAAGGGCACAAAATATTCACTTACTTGAGGGGAAGAAATGTGGTAAAGCCAAAGAATGCCAACACCCGACTCTTACAATGAATCAGAGTACATTACTTCCCTCAGTTACACATTCATCAATCATATTTAACATAAACAAGCTTGAAAAGTTAAAACTGTGCATACTACCCTTCTTTGAACAGAGAAAGGTACATAATATCAGTCTACAAACCACATCCTAAGGCTTTGATTTGTAAAGATAAAGCCAAATCATGGGTGATGGATTATAAGAGATAAAAGGGAACCTAAAAACTATCAAGATCAgctttgataaaatttaaacatgcTATGCAGAATAAAAACTTTCTGTAGCTAAATTTGGTTAGGTTATGCTCCCGGAAAGAGGCATGAAACAGGGTGTGTGGATCCTAGTGACTACCCTGCACAAGCTCTGTTTGCCCATCATTATTTGTATGTTGGTCATTCCTACCAGACTTCAGATCCTCATGCCCAGGAATTTCCCCTAGCCTCTCCTGCAATTATGTAACAGATATTAGGAAGCAATTCTATCCAAACAGGTGTGCAGAGGAGGTAGACTGCAGTTCAAAGAGTAGAAACATACTAACAAGTTCAATATTTTGCAAAACCAAGAGTAGAACATTACCTTGAGAGAGGTATTCTCTGCAAGAAGCTGCTCATACTCGCACTTGATACGATTCACTTCGGACCTAAGATTGgcattctcttcttttaagACTTCAGCACGCTGAGCCAGCTCATCACATTCCGCCTGATTCAAACAAATAATTCATATGTGTCCTTTTAATACAGAATAACACAATTTCTGAAGGATACTTCATTACCTGTTTACGCAACCTGGATCTGCGAGCAGACTCTCTGTTTGATTGCTTCCTTCTCTGTCTTTTAAGCTCCCTTTCATCCTAAATCCATAAATAGTGCCAGTTACAtacaaaataatcaataataataaaaaaaagcaatGTAAGAAACACATTCTTACAACATCAGCAAGGAAAGCATATGACACTTGATTGGAGGAGAAAAACCTTGATCAAATTTCAagtgaatttaattttaatttaagatttcACCGACAAAGGTATAGCACTACAGCCAAAAGCAAAGATATTTGCTCTAAGAAGATCtcgtattttaatttattgcttagagagagagagataacTTGTAACCAAAGCTGTGACTGAACACTGTCCCGTGATGCAGGAGTTACTATTCCTCCTGCAACTGCAGTTGAAGGAACCTTCCCACGCATTGCAGGGACAGCAGATGAAGCTGGGGTCCCCCAGTAGTCCATCCCAATATGTAAGTTTGTAGTGGGACCAGGAACAGCTGTGGGAGCCCCAGCAGTTGATATAGGTACAATGGCCATTGCTGTATTCACCATCGTATGAGGTGCATTAGGGCCTCCATTCTGAGGATCATGTGCTGCACTTCCATTTTGAGATGCTTCACCTGTAACAGAGACATTATAGGCATTTCAGAACACACAGAAATTGGCAATAAAGTTATGCAAAAAGGTTATGTTATGACATTATCACTGTCTAACCTTCTCCAGAATCTTGCCTTCCTCCAGACTTCATTTGTGAATCCTACaaataaggaagaaaataagatTACAGCATAATCTTTACCTGAACAAATAAAGGGGCAATATACTTGAATGCctgaatttgaataaaaaatgaagCATATAAAATTGTCATCCTTGGAAGAGTTTTAAAAGAAGCTGCAACACATAGGGAGTTGTAATAGAGATGATTAGTCCAATACAGCTTTAGCATTTCTTCAATAGCCCACTCCCCAAAATCCATTTTTATTATAGAAGGCCCATTAAAATTTGTTTCCCATGTACAgggtgaaagagaaaattaatcCGGTCAGTTGGCAGGCTAACTCCAACAACATAACTGAGAAGCTACAAGAGAATTGTGCCTATCAcacagagaaaaaaaaaaaagaactccAGTGTCTCAACCCATAATCCTCATCGTCCTGAAGAAGCCTTTGGCTCAGTCTATGAACAACACATAGGCAGTCATACACTGGAAAAGGAACAACATGATCATGAACCAAAAAACCTATCGTTTATAATGCAAAAAACTTGCCTGCCAAGTTGACATCTATATACAGAATGAAAAGAAGTTTGTGCTTCTGTGGCTCCAGTAACCTATCTTTTAGTACTTAGAGCAAAACATCATGAAATACAAAGTTTGGTGGCCCCAGAATTTTACACCCACAGAAATTTAACAGTTGACATCTAAACAATATAATGTATGGCAAAAGAAATACATGCAACTGAGCAAATCCATTACCTTTGAGTTTTAGAAACCCGGGTGTCCCGAGCCCACACCAGTAACATCTCTACGAAAGTACTTTTTGTACCATAGGTCCATGGGAAATGCTCACTTGCAAAGTAAGAACACATACAATATAAAGTACAGCTTACAGTTTCACCCAAAACGACTTAAGTAGAAGATTATTGCCTTTCCAGGCAATCAACACAGTTAAGCCCGAAgctatttaataaataaaagagggATTTAAGCCTTGTCTGGTCAATGAAAGCATCAACATTTGCAGCCACTTCAAAACCCCAACTTTTCATAACAAGAGAGTAGGGTTAAATAATAGTTGAGATGGGACATAAATTCATTAGATTGCAAGTCCTATCCTGGAATTGGCCATATTGGCAGGGTGTTCAAACCCTCTAATATAGATGAACTACAGAagcaattcaaaataatagataaataagagaaaaagccAAAAGCATTGCACTCACGTTCTGGGAGTTTGCATCACTGCCTTCACTTGTGCCTTCACTTCCACTCTCGGCACTGAACATACACAATTACTCCATTGTCAGCTAAATTACCTAGAAATAGTATTTTGATAGCAATCACAAGCAAATAGTGTATGCCCGGATGAGTTGATGCCTCTAAAAATCCAGATATGACTTCTGAGTACTAACTAATAGGCTTAAAGCAAGGACAGAAGACACATGCCTACTCAATCATCTTAAAGCAGGAGCTCTTCAAGCCACAAAACAAACAGAACAACAACATAACTCATATTATAGAAAAAGTTCagaagaaaaatgactttTACAGACACTTTTCAAAGCTGACCAAGACTTCGTATTGacaatttaaataaagagACAAACATAGGTCTATTCCGGGATGGAGGTAAAGGAAAGAGTTTCTTCAACAAAGGGTCCTCTTGACTTCTCAATGAAACCCAATTGCAACAGCTTTGTGTCATAGGCTCTTTTATCTATTACTCAGTTCCATTAAAATTTCTTGGTAAGACTAGATATGTGGGTCAACAATAGGTTGCCcaccaccccccccccccccccaaaatgATGTGGGTAATAGTCCTTGTAACTAACAATAGCACAAACTAGCAACCAAAAACTATATAATAACTGCATACATCATTCTTTTCTGCCATACCTTTTAGAATAAACTCCATTCGCAGAAGCTCCTGATGTCTTACCAAGATTATTGTTCTTTCCCGTAATCATGTTTAAACTGCCTAAACTCCCTTTTGATCTTTTAATTGGCAATTTTTCCTTTACATCAGAGGGTTTACCATCTGTTTCCATGGTTCCAGGAGTATTTCCCTACACAAAATCTCAAGAGTCAGTCCTTTGGAAGCATGGACATAAAAACATGTCtttcaaaaaacaaattataaggCAAAGTAAGATAAAGTGCTCACAGAAGCCTCGAGAATGCCATTTGGAGACGGCATCGCAAAAGGACTAAAAGGATAGGATCCCTGTCCAAGATTAGACCATGTCATAAAGATAACTCCAAATATCAAGCTATTGTGACATTTGGAAACAAAAACTAAGAAGAGTGGAAAAGAACATACTGGGGGAATGGATGGATGTGCATATATTCCACCATGAGGATACATTGCAACATAAGGATGTGGTGGGGTGCCATAAGGAGGTATTATATGCTGCAACAAAGAAAGAATTACATTAAAGATTTACTGACCACCaaacaaaatcattaaatCTTAGTAGTTAATTATGCCACCAAATTTTGAAGCTCTAAcaaattaaatagaaaaaggTTTAACAATCATAATAATGTACCATCCTATAATACCAATGCAAAACCATAAATACCTGAACACCCCACATATACGGGGGAGCTTGGGGACTAGATGCCAAGAACCCATGTGGTGGAATGGGAGAGTAAGCCTGTTAGCAAACAATAATCCACATATGATAATCCAAATTTCCACATGAAACCTGAAAACAAAATACAGGAACTAAAGATATTTATCTAACGAACCTGAAATCCTGACCAGTCTGCATTTACTGTACCAGAGTTAGTGGTGGAAGACTGCTCCTGAACAACAAAAGAAGCAATAAAAGGAACAGGGCAAAACCCTTGTGAGAACAACTTTAAGAACAACATAAATTACACAATTTTCAAACAATAACACAAAAGTAGACCTGTGTAGTTGCAGCAGGTGGTGTCTTTGgctccttttcttttgcagTCTTATCCATCTCACTGCTACCCATTCTTCTATATCCACCAACCAACTTCGAGAAGCCCCTCAGACCATCCtacaataataaaacattaattcCATCAACAATATGCACTTTCCCCCCACTATATTACTTTAAATCAATCCAATTTATCTAACCCTATACCGTTTTCAGCCAAAAAATAAGGAATATCAACACAAAATAAACCATAGcttagaattaaaaaaaatactttaaaataCATACACTGGTTGCATTAGCccccataaaaaaaattccccATTCAAATcacaaacaatcaaaatgcttaaaaaataaaataaaattccaatttcctctctttttttttctcagtaatcaaaggaagaatattaaataaaaagaggTATCATGCATccagagaaagaaaaacagaaacaaacaattaaaatacagaaaatacttaataaatttgaaGGCATGCAAATGGTGCTTGTTGacaaattcacaaaatcaataaacaaaaaaatgtaaataaatttaaaaatttcgaaTTACCGCTCAAAAAACAAACCAAATTCAGACGAAACCCAAGTCTGATCCACTAAACAGAAGCAAGATTGCGGGAGCTTCCGAGCTTGAAATTGAGTGCAATGTTTTTCAATTTGATGGTTTGGGAAGAAGGGCACAGATGTCAATTGGGGGAAAAGATTAGGGCACGATTGGgagagaataaaattttatcattagcTCCCGGGCTTCTCCCTCTGTCactccctttctctttttttttctttttatattttttttccagaTAGGAAATTGTAAGAGATCAGGTGTTTGATTTTAGGGTTTGTTAATTGTACTTTTGGGGAGGATAGAGGGAGGGTTCACGGAGTCGATTCTATGACTCGTCGTACGGTAGTCCATTTCTCCTGTCTATTTTTTTGCGACCTGGCGAAATCCCCGTTTTGTCCTTTCCGTCGGTTACCGTTTTCTATAGAATTTGGTGTGgttgaattgttttttttttttacgaaaattaaaatttgaaattttaaaaaatataaaatataaataacatgaaaaataaatttataatataaaaaataataatattgagTGTTTAAAAAATACGTAATTTTGGGAcatcttataaaataaaaaaaaaaaagacagaaGGAGTATAaactaatattatttttcttttttattgatatttttcacccattttcATCCATTAATCATTATGGTATTTTAGTCTTTACACATTTTACCTTCATTTTCACTCTCCtaatctcatttttctaaTCATAGAAAAGCTTGAACACCATCAAGTCTAAAGACTAAAAACCCTTTGAAATCATTACTTTCTTGCCACTTTTACCAAATTTAATGAAgtcaaattgtcaaaaattaCAAGACTAAAGCTACACATTGACTTGGGGTGGATTTCgcttgtttattcattttctcgAGACAATTAACCAATTGAATTAGAAACATAAATAATTCATCGACTCTGTTTTTCATCtgttcaattttaaatttttaaaaagttaaattaattgaatttttataaaaaatgaaattgattgaattattaaaaaaataaagacgatcaaaattaaacttattttggTTGGATTTATCCGTTATTTTCGATTTGGATGAGAGTATTTTATAGATATAttgtaaaaatatttgtaatatttatatgtataatacatattcaaaaaatatatttaatcaacaatttttcaatagttggat
This window encodes:
- the LOC18606827 gene encoding UV-B-induced protein At3g17800, chloroplastic isoform X2, giving the protein MAPDKYRARYLTMRASGESDDSLSPIAPVQFESPVGQLLAQILRTHPHLLPAAIDQQLENLQSDKDDQKEETTPSQDLLYKRIAEVKEKERRRTLEEIIYCLIVQKFVDNEISMIPKIMATSDPTGRVDFWPNQEQKLESVHSPEAFEMIQGHLSLVLGDRVVGPLSTIVEISKIKLGKLYAASIMYGYFLRRVDQRFQLERTMRTLPEDFNKDQARFEDPNPGKQMWDPDSWIRIPPDDDNDGDGGGYMDTLEGKSYRLRSYVMYLDSETLQRYATIRSKEAISLIEKQTQALFGRPDIRILDDGSLDTSNDEVVSITFTGLTMLVLEAVAFGSFLWDAESYVESKYHFLKS
- the LOC18606828 gene encoding uncharacterized protein LOC18606828, which translates into the protein MALRRLLGWSDGELMRSDAKPCSRLMRQTAGIFTVGGALGFWVLCRLQYGPRITVPRSLRWAACGAVSVSSTSALLVRLFSPECEPQNVAAYDMGK
- the LOC18606829 gene encoding bZIP transcription factor 16, with the translated sequence MGSSEMDKTAKEKEPKTPPAATTQEQSSTTNSGTVNADWSGFQAYSPIPPHGFLASSPQAPPYMWGVQHIIPPYGTPPHPYVAMYPHGGIYAHPSIPPGSYPFSPFAMPSPNGILEASGNTPGTMETDGKPSDVKEKLPIKRSKGSLGSLNMITGKNNNLGKTSGASANGVYSKSAESGSEGTSEGSDANSQNDSQMKSGGRQDSGEGEASQNGSAAHDPQNGGPNAPHTMVNTAMAIVPISTAGAPTAVPGPTTNLHIGMDYWGTPASSAVPAMRGKVPSTAVAGGIVTPASRDSVQSQLWLQDERELKRQRRKQSNRESARRSRLRKQAECDELAQRAEVLKEENANLRSEVNRIKCEYEQLLAENTSLKERLGEIPGHEDLKSGRNDQHTNNDGQTELVQGSH
- the LOC18606827 gene encoding UV-B-induced protein At3g17800, chloroplastic isoform X1, whose amino-acid sequence is MQIAGVTSEVLVAVPSAGTLTFRHFHSNNFFLSSPFLKRCSSFCIPKLGMAPDKYRARYLTMRASGESDDSLSPIAPVQFESPVGQLLAQILRTHPHLLPAAIDQQLENLQSDKDDQKEETTPSQDLLYKRIAEVKEKERRRTLEEIIYCLIVQKFVDNEISMIPKIMATSDPTGRVDFWPNQEQKLESVHSPEAFEMIQGHLSLVLGDRVVGPLSTIVEISKIKLGKLYAASIMYGYFLRRVDQRFQLERTMRTLPEDFNKDQARFEDPNPGKQMWDPDSWIRIPPDDDNDGDGGGYMDTLEGKSYRLRSYVMYLDSETLQRYATIRSKEAISLIEKQTQALFGRPDIRILDDGSLDTSNDEVVSITFTGLTMLVLEAVAFGSFLWDAESYVESKYHFLKS